The following are encoded together in the Culex pipiens pallens isolate TS chromosome 1, TS_CPP_V2, whole genome shotgun sequence genome:
- the LOC120423836 gene encoding uncharacterized protein LOC120423836 isoform X2 — translation MKAFAVCFALVLSLALAAAQRFGSPLPAFSLSSLTGDFGGPTAFGGQDFTSSNSLAGGRDPRQNRGPVVFPPPPTDGPMESSGVVVGASGYGFVPPNTPPTGDAATTNSNDADSN, via the exons TTCGCAGTCTGCTTCGCTCTCGTCCTCTCCCTCGCCCTGGCTGCGGCACAGCGCTTCGGAAGTCCGCTGCCCGCGTTCAGCCTCAGCTCGCTCACCGGGGACTTTGGTGGACCGACGGCGTTCGGCGGCCAGGACTTTACCTCCTCGAACAGCCTGGCCGGAGGACGCGATCCCCGACAGAATCGAG GCCCGGTGGTGTTCCCACCGCCACCAACTGACGGTCCGATGGAGTCCAGCGGAGTGGTGGTCGGCGCTTCCGGTTACGGATTCGTGCCCCCAAACACGCCCCCAA CCGGCGACGCGGCCACTACTAACAGCAACGACGCCGATTCGAATTAA
- the LOC120423836 gene encoding uncharacterized protein LOC120423836 isoform X4, with the protein MKAFAVCFALVLSLALAAAQRFGSPLPAFSLSSLTGDFGGPTAFGGQDFTSSNSLAGGRDPRQNRGPVVFPPPPTDGPMESSGVVVGASGYGFVPPNTPPKYF; encoded by the exons TTCGCAGTCTGCTTCGCTCTCGTCCTCTCCCTCGCCCTGGCTGCGGCACAGCGCTTCGGAAGTCCGCTGCCCGCGTTCAGCCTCAGCTCGCTCACCGGGGACTTTGGTGGACCGACGGCGTTCGGCGGCCAGGACTTTACCTCCTCGAACAGCCTGGCCGGAGGACGCGATCCCCGACAGAATCGAG GCCCGGTGGTGTTCCCACCGCCACCAACTGACGGTCCGATGGAGTCCAGCGGAGTGGTGGTCGGCGCTTCCGGTTACGGATTCGTGCCCCCAAACACGCCCCCAA AGTACTTCTAA
- the LOC120423836 gene encoding uncharacterized protein LOC120423836 isoform X3, whose product MKAFAVCFALVLSLALAAAQRFGSPLPAFSLSSLTGDFGGPTAFGGQDFTSSNSLAGGRDPRQNRGPVVFPPPPTDGPMESSGVVVGASGYGFVPPNTPPNSYNSVYRNLRYF is encoded by the exons TTCGCAGTCTGCTTCGCTCTCGTCCTCTCCCTCGCCCTGGCTGCGGCACAGCGCTTCGGAAGTCCGCTGCCCGCGTTCAGCCTCAGCTCGCTCACCGGGGACTTTGGTGGACCGACGGCGTTCGGCGGCCAGGACTTTACCTCCTCGAACAGCCTGGCCGGAGGACGCGATCCCCGACAGAATCGAG GCCCGGTGGTGTTCCCACCGCCACCAACTGACGGTCCGATGGAGTCCAGCGGAGTGGTGGTCGGCGCTTCCGGTTACGGATTCGTGCCCCCAAACACGCCCCCAA ATTCCTATAACTCAGTCTACAGAAATCTCAGATACTTCTAA